The proteins below come from a single Drosophila teissieri strain GT53w chromosome 3L, Prin_Dtei_1.1, whole genome shotgun sequence genomic window:
- the LOC122616949 gene encoding group XIIA secretory phospholipase A2, whose product MQFSWMKVAIYLLTFLTYAYSGYGSSTIVHLRDAIIAAEAIFGDVFKNLIVLVRKFRTVHEVFDAAVDENCIYQCPAPDIGGPAPRAVQNKFYTPTADGCGSLGLRISTDYLPAKEMETCCNDHDICYDTCNSDKELCDLDFKRCLYKYCDSYEKSIASDLMMKGCKAAAKMLFTGTLTLGCRSYLDSQQRSCYCAPPKSSSYNGNRQGNSNSREKQQRQKYGWKDRNEI is encoded by the exons ATGCAGTTTTCGTGGATGAAGGTGGCCATATACCTTCTAACGTTCCTCACGTACGCCTATTCAGGCTATGGATCCAGCACCATAGTCCAT CTAAGGGATGCCATTATAGCCGCGGAGGCGATCTTTGGTGACGTGTTCAAGAACCTGATAGTTCTGGTGCGCAAATTTCGCACTGTCCACGAGGTTTTCGATGCGGCCGTGGACGAGAACTGCATATACCAGTGCCCCGCTCCGGATATCGGAGGACCAG CACCCAGGGCGGTTCAGAATAAGTTCTATACCCCCACCGCAGATGGATGTGGTTCCCTTGGCCTAAGGATCAGCACCGACTATCTGCCGGCCAAGGAGATGGAGACTTGCTGCAATGACCACGATATCTGCTACGACACCTGCAACAGCGATAAGGAGCTGTGCGACCTGGACTTCAAGAGGTGCCTGTACAAGTACTGTGATAGCTACGAGAAGTCCATAGCCAGCGATCTGATGATGAAGGGCTGCAAGGCGGCTGCCAAGATGCTGTTCACCGGCACCTTGACCCTGGGATGCCGGTCCTATCTGGACTCCCAGCAGAGATCCTGCTATTGTGCCCCTCCGAAGAGCTCCTCCTACAACGGCAATAGGCAGGGCAATAGCAACAGTAGGGAAAAGCAACAGCGCCAGAAATATGGATGGAAGGATCGCAACGAGATATAG